One part of the Deltaproteobacteria bacterium genome encodes these proteins:
- a CDS encoding DUF2207 domain-containing protein, whose product MSIFTDFKCRTMRLLPLLAALVLAIPFSASAGEEILSFVSHIEIETDGSLAVREEITVRALGREIRRGIYRDFPTVYQDRYGNRVRVGFDLVSTAMDGDPVRHRQERLDNGVRIYLGDPDVMVPVGEHTYVIEYRTTRQLGFFENHDELYWNVTGTDWNFPILKAVARVHLPQGADVASLPLPPDAYTGPFGAKGRDWEVSFPERDTVEFRSTAVLSARSGLTIAVAWPKGLVTEPSESEKLGYIVRDNLGAFAALFGVGLVFLYYMAVWIKVGRDPEKGTIIPRFEPPKGMSPAGCRYLIRMGYDDKTFAVAVVDAAVKGGLRIEQSGRRYSLHQVDANAKGLSRGEQSLMAQLFRGAKTVEVKQDNHVRLQSSVAALKKTLAGEFDKAYFAKNRGLLVPGVALSALTLMGSALLGSRPAEGGFITLWLTIWMGGTVPLLVSAFRSWRAFLGTRSIWGMFPAMGQTLFALPFAIGSLAGLGFFVWAAGWISALALLVIVSLNWLFFDLIKAPTRAGRTTMDEIEGFKLYLETAEEGRLNFLHPPDRTPELFEKFLPYAMALDVENRWAASFEQILAKAGEGEGYSPTWYSGRSWATVGAGAFSSALGGSLAGAVASSSKAPGSSSGMGGGGSSGGGGGGGGGGGW is encoded by the coding sequence ATGTCAATTTTCACTGATTTCAAATGTCGGACGATGCGGCTCCTGCCGCTTCTGGCTGCTCTTGTTCTGGCAATCCCCTTTTCGGCCTCGGCCGGGGAGGAGATCCTCTCCTTTGTCAGCCATATCGAAATCGAAACCGACGGCAGCCTAGCCGTCCGTGAGGAGATCACGGTCCGTGCCCTGGGGAGGGAGATACGGCGAGGGATCTACCGGGATTTTCCGACCGTCTATCAGGACCGCTATGGGAATCGGGTTCGAGTCGGCTTCGATCTCGTTTCGACGGCCATGGACGGCGACCCGGTCCGCCACCGACAGGAGCGTCTTGACAATGGAGTTCGTATCTATCTGGGAGATCCGGACGTCATGGTGCCTGTCGGCGAGCACACCTATGTCATTGAGTATAGGACCACCCGACAGCTGGGATTCTTCGAGAATCACGACGAGCTTTATTGGAACGTGACCGGGACGGATTGGAATTTCCCCATCCTCAAGGCTGTGGCCAGGGTCCATTTGCCCCAAGGGGCGGACGTGGCAAGTCTTCCCCTGCCGCCAGATGCTTATACCGGTCCCTTCGGAGCCAAGGGCCGGGACTGGGAGGTTTCTTTTCCCGAAAGAGATACGGTGGAGTTTCGAAGTACGGCGGTTCTTTCGGCTAGGTCCGGGCTGACCATTGCCGTGGCCTGGCCCAAGGGCCTGGTGACCGAGCCGAGCGAGTCCGAGAAGCTGGGCTACATAGTCCGGGACAACCTTGGGGCTTTCGCGGCTCTGTTCGGCGTCGGACTCGTGTTCCTCTACTATATGGCCGTCTGGATCAAGGTCGGGCGGGATCCGGAGAAGGGGACCATCATCCCCAGATTCGAGCCTCCCAAAGGGATGAGTCCGGCTGGATGCCGATACCTGATTCGGATGGGTTACGACGACAAGACGTTTGCCGTGGCCGTGGTCGACGCGGCAGTCAAGGGCGGACTGCGTATCGAGCAAAGCGGCCGAAGGTATAGCCTGCACCAGGTCGATGCCAACGCCAAGGGCCTGAGCAGAGGCGAGCAGAGTCTGATGGCCCAGCTATTTCGGGGGGCGAAAACGGTCGAGGTCAAACAGGACAACCACGTCCGGCTGCAGAGCTCGGTCGCGGCCTTGAAGAAGACCCTGGCCGGAGAGTTCGACAAGGCCTATTTTGCCAAGAATCGCGGACTGCTCGTTCCAGGGGTCGCCCTGTCGGCTCTGACTCTTATGGGTTCGGCCCTTTTGGGTTCCCGGCCAGCGGAAGGCGGTTTTATTACCCTGTGGTTGACCATCTGGATGGGAGGGACCGTTCCCCTGCTGGTCAGCGCCTTTCGGTCCTGGAGGGCTTTTCTGGGGACACGGTCCATATGGGGCATGTTTCCGGCCATGGGGCAGACGCTCTTCGCCTTGCCATTCGCCATTGGGTCGTTGGCCGGTCTCGGTTTCTTCGTCTGGGCCGCCGGATGGATATCGGCTTTGGCCTTGTTGGTCATCGTCAGCCTCAACTGGTTGTTCTTCGACCTCATCAAGGCTCCGACCAGGGCCGGGCGGACGACCATGGACGAAATCGAGGGCTTTAAGCTCTATCTGGAAACGGCCGAGGAGGGCCGTCTGAATTTTCTTCATCCTCCGGATCGAACCCCGGAGCTGTTCGAAAAATTTCTGCCCTACGCCATGGCCCTGGACGTTGAGAACCGCTGGGCGGCTTCCTTTGAGCAGATTCTGGCCAAAGCCGGGGAGGGAGAGGGCTACAGCCCGACCTGGTACAGCGGACGGTCCTGGGCCACCGTGGGGGCGGGAGCCTTTTCTTCGGCCCTGGGTGGTTCCCTGGCCGGGGCCGTGGCCTCCTCGTCCAAGGCTCCTGGATCGAGTTCGGGCATGGGGGGCGGAGGTTCGTCTGGCGGCGGAGGTGGAGGCGGCGGCGG
- a CDS encoding LemA family protein, producing MSVWIWTSLAVLLALWAVGLYNRLVRLKNVVKEAWSGIDVQLRRRHNLIPNLVKTVERYASHEKTTLEQVTGLRAKSMGAQGMGERGELESRLGMSLANILAVAENYPQLKADSNFRELQAELSGLEEQIQLARRYYNGTARDYNVQVESFPSNLVARAFGFTTVEYFELDDPAARQVPDVNFH from the coding sequence ATGAGCGTCTGGATTTGGACCAGCCTGGCGGTTTTATTGGCCCTCTGGGCCGTCGGGCTATACAACCGTTTGGTCCGATTGAAAAATGTCGTCAAGGAGGCCTGGAGCGGTATTGACGTGCAACTTCGGCGCAGACACAACCTGATCCCCAACCTGGTCAAGACCGTGGAGCGCTATGCCAGCCACGAAAAGACCACGCTGGAACAGGTCACCGGGCTCAGGGCCAAGAGCATGGGCGCTCAGGGCATGGGAGAGCGAGGAGAACTGGAATCGCGTCTGGGCATGAGCCTGGCCAATATCCTGGCCGTGGCCGAAAATTATCCGCAACTCAAGGCCGACTCCAATTTTCGGGAACTTCAGGCAGAGCTGTCCGGCCTTGAGGAGCAGATTCAGCTGGCTAGGCGGTATTACAACGGCACGGCCCGAGACTACAACGTGCAGGTCGAGTCCTTTCCCAGCAATCTGGTTGCCAGGGCTTTCGGATTCACCACGGTCGAGTATTTTGAACTGGACGATCCGGCGGCGAGACAGGTCCCCGATGTCAATTTTCACTGA